In Halorhabdus tiamatea SARL4B, a genomic segment contains:
- a CDS encoding MutS-related protein, with protein MDLTAIPGVGAKTADALAELEAPEAAIESGDVAAVARAPGISQGRAARIVRAAIRQRHDDEGTFLATPRAREVYRDVLDLLADRTVTDYAAARLETFYPSASESRIDEVRALSERAMERDPDDAVLAALEDVEPLEVPGDVRVRDRCLATTDGETYASAREAIPELSVEVVEDSRDLAELARGYATVVALDDSFAGVDVEGDVRVEPDALAEPAAVVPERPLAFFAHNRDRILAAITVHRAADLDAPCDLDVLEAALDRLDAEGTPTGDDELRRLQTAVDDLDAAVGEAESVANDRLREAIEAQDVTIEGADLLSLVERGAGVDEVLSRELADEYDDAVEAAREHVIDTLDLRDVADIARRAFPDEPTFPVEREESVVSRLREELTTARDRRAERLKTELADDLASMREPAETLVDAALELDVELAIARFAADFDATMPELGGDGITIEGGRSPLLDVEFGDVEPVDYDVSGVRLLSGVNSGGKTSMLDLIALTVILAHMGLPVPADRVHVGRIDALHYHAKTQGTLDAGAFESTLRSFGELVTDAASEGETLVLVDELESITEPGASAKIMAGILEALGARDQTAVFVSHLAREIRETADREIGVDGIQALGLEDGKLQVDRTPRKDTLARSTPELIVEKLADGNDGDAGFYADLLAKFE; from the coding sequence ATGGATTTGACGGCGATCCCCGGCGTCGGCGCGAAGACTGCCGACGCTCTCGCCGAGCTCGAGGCCCCCGAAGCCGCGATCGAATCGGGCGACGTCGCCGCCGTCGCGCGGGCTCCCGGCATCAGTCAGGGCCGGGCCGCCCGGATCGTCCGCGCGGCGATCAGGCAGCGCCACGACGACGAGGGAACCTTCCTCGCGACGCCGCGCGCCCGGGAAGTGTACCGGGACGTCCTCGACCTCCTGGCGGACCGCACCGTCACCGACTACGCGGCCGCCAGACTGGAGACGTTCTATCCCAGCGCCAGCGAATCCCGGATCGACGAGGTCCGTGCTCTGAGTGAACGCGCGATGGAGCGCGACCCCGACGACGCCGTCCTCGCCGCGCTCGAAGACGTCGAACCACTCGAAGTGCCAGGTGACGTCCGGGTCCGGGACCGGTGTCTCGCGACGACTGACGGCGAGACCTATGCCAGCGCCCGGGAGGCGATCCCCGAGTTGAGCGTCGAAGTCGTCGAGGACAGCCGCGACCTGGCGGAACTCGCCCGCGGCTACGCGACCGTGGTGGCGCTCGATGACTCCTTCGCCGGCGTCGACGTCGAGGGTGACGTCCGCGTCGAACCCGACGCGCTCGCGGAACCGGCCGCAGTCGTCCCCGAACGCCCGCTCGCCTTCTTCGCCCACAACCGCGACCGCATCCTTGCCGCGATCACCGTCCACCGGGCGGCCGATCTCGACGCACCCTGTGATCTCGACGTGCTCGAAGCCGCGCTGGATCGACTCGACGCGGAAGGGACGCCGACCGGCGACGACGAACTCCGGCGGCTTCAGACGGCTGTCGACGACCTCGATGCCGCCGTGGGCGAGGCCGAATCGGTCGCTAACGACCGCCTTCGGGAGGCGATCGAGGCCCAGGACGTCACCATCGAGGGGGCGGACCTGCTCTCGCTCGTCGAGCGCGGCGCTGGCGTCGACGAGGTGCTTTCGAGGGAACTGGCCGACGAGTACGACGACGCCGTCGAAGCGGCCCGCGAACACGTCATCGACACACTGGATCTCCGGGACGTCGCTGACATCGCCCGGCGTGCCTTCCCGGACGAGCCTACGTTCCCCGTCGAGCGCGAGGAGAGCGTCGTCTCGCGACTCCGGGAGGAACTCACGACGGCCCGCGACCGGCGAGCCGAGCGCCTCAAGACCGAACTCGCCGACGACCTGGCGTCGATGCGCGAGCCCGCGGAGACTCTCGTCGATGCCGCCCTGGAACTGGACGTCGAACTCGCGATCGCCCGCTTCGCTGCCGATTTCGACGCGACGATGCCCGAACTCGGCGGCGACGGAATCACGATCGAGGGCGGCCGCTCGCCGTTGCTCGACGTCGAGTTCGGTGACGTCGAGCCGGTCGACTACGATGTCTCCGGCGTCAGGCTCCTCTCGGGGGTCAACAGCGGTGGGAAGACCTCCATGCTGGATCTGATCGCCCTGACCGTGATCCTCGCCCACATGGGTTTGCCGGTGCCCGCAGACCGGGTGCACGTCGGGCGGATCGACGCCCTGCACTACCACGCCAAGACCCAGGGGACGCTCGACGCGGGGGCCTTCGAGAGCACGCTACGCTCCTTTGGCGAACTGGTCACCGATGCCGCGAGCGAGGGCGAGACGCTCGTGCTGGTCGACGAGTTAGAGAGCATCACCGAACCCGGCGCGAGCGCGAAGATCATGGCCGGGATTCTGGAGGCACTCGGAGCACGCGACCAGACGGCCGTGTTCGTCTCTCACCTCGCCCGGGAGATCCGGGAGACGGCCGATCGGGAAATCGGCGTCGACGGCATCCAGGCGCTCGGGCTCGAAGACGGCAAGCTACAGGTCGATCGAACACCGAGGAAGGACACGCTGGCCCGCTCGACACCGGAACTTATCGTCGAGAAACTTGCGGACGGTAACGACGGTGACGCCGGGTTTTACGCCGATCTGCTCGCGAAGTTCGAGTGA
- a CDS encoding YgaP family membrane protein: protein MERNVGALDRNVRLIVGIALGAIGLAIFAGPLSNLGTVVGAIALLVGVVMLGTGLTQQCLLYQLIGLDTSK from the coding sequence ATGGAACGAAACGTCGGAGCGCTGGATCGCAACGTTCGCCTCATTGTTGGCATCGCCCTCGGTGCTATCGGGCTCGCTATCTTCGCCGGGCCGCTGTCGAATCTCGGGACGGTCGTCGGCGCGATCGCGTTGCTGGTCGGTGTTGTCATGCTCGGGACCGGGCTGACCCAGCAGTGTCTGCTCTACCAGTTGATCGGTCTCGATACGAGCAAGTAG
- a CDS encoding PAS domain S-box protein: MVSEDEVARMAFEKAAAIMLVLDAEGTIQRINDRGCAVLGYDRAELLGVDWFETVVPAASDVDLATVLEAVREDDAFDIHENVARTEDGEIRCIKWHVAGLRDDAGEVTHLLVSGSDVTEQAETERRLRRYEQTVESSTNLLAAVDQSYAYVLANRAYREFYGLDQGGLPGQTIQDALGSDQFKTIKPHIDRALAGELIEYGTTRSRADGTEREFDVRYFPLEDADGTIQGAVAALRDVTERTERERERQETRDTFQGLFHGINDAVFVHDFDGRFLAVNESARERLGYDEGELLGMTPWDIDAAEETGDISEAIETIRDEGELTFEAVHVTKSGERIPVEITSSLVTYFGEEAVLSVARDITDRKERERQLEREVDRLAEFAGVISHDLRNPLNVAQSRLTLAAEECDADHEHLAPIDRALGRMAAIIEDTLTLARQGETVGETEPVHVADVVGQCWDAVATGEATLEIVDEFTVRADRDRLQHVFENLFRNAVEHAGNEATIRIGRLASGFYLEDDGPGIDPDDRERVFEPGFTTQERGTGFGLTIVRQIAEAHGWSVTVTDAETGGARFSFSGVEIVE, translated from the coding sequence ATGGTGTCTGAGGACGAAGTCGCCCGGATGGCCTTCGAGAAGGCCGCGGCGATCATGCTGGTGTTGGACGCTGAGGGGACGATCCAGCGGATCAACGACCGTGGGTGTGCGGTCCTCGGCTACGACCGGGCGGAGCTACTCGGCGTAGACTGGTTCGAAACGGTCGTTCCCGCGGCGAGTGACGTCGATCTGGCGACGGTGCTCGAGGCTGTCAGGGAGGATGACGCGTTCGACATCCACGAGAACGTCGCCCGAACCGAGGACGGCGAGATCCGCTGTATCAAGTGGCACGTCGCCGGACTGCGCGACGACGCCGGCGAGGTCACGCACCTGCTCGTCTCGGGATCAGACGTCACCGAACAGGCCGAGACCGAACGCCGACTCCGACGGTACGAACAGACTGTCGAGAGTTCGACGAACCTGCTGGCCGCTGTCGATCAATCTTACGCGTACGTGCTGGCCAATCGTGCCTACCGGGAGTTCTACGGGCTCGATCAGGGGGGACTCCCTGGACAGACGATCCAAGACGCGCTGGGTTCGGATCAGTTTAAGACTATCAAGCCACACATCGACCGGGCGCTGGCCGGTGAACTCATCGAGTACGGGACGACGCGGTCGAGGGCCGACGGCACCGAACGCGAGTTTGACGTCCGATACTTCCCGCTGGAAGACGCGGACGGGACGATTCAGGGTGCCGTCGCGGCGTTACGGGACGTCACCGAGCGTACCGAACGCGAGCGCGAACGACAGGAGACCAGAGACACCTTCCAGGGCCTGTTTCACGGCATCAACGACGCTGTCTTCGTCCATGACTTCGACGGCCGGTTCCTCGCCGTCAACGAGAGTGCCCGCGAGCGATTGGGCTACGACGAGGGCGAACTCCTGGGTATGACGCCCTGGGACATCGACGCGGCCGAAGAGACGGGAGACATCAGCGAAGCGATCGAGACGATCCGCGACGAGGGGGAGTTGACTTTCGAGGCCGTTCATGTCACAAAATCCGGCGAGCGGATCCCCGTCGAGATCACGTCGAGTCTGGTGACGTACTTCGGCGAGGAGGCGGTTTTGAGCGTCGCCCGCGATATCACCGACCGCAAGGAGCGCGAACGACAGCTCGAGCGGGAGGTCGACCGGCTCGCGGAGTTCGCGGGCGTCATCTCCCACGACCTGCGAAACCCCTTGAACGTCGCTCAGAGTCGCCTCACGCTCGCGGCCGAGGAGTGTGACGCAGATCACGAACACCTCGCGCCGATCGATCGGGCGCTCGGCCGCATGGCGGCGATCATCGAGGACACCCTTACGCTCGCCCGCCAGGGCGAGACTGTCGGGGAGACTGAGCCCGTTCACGTCGCCGACGTCGTCGGGCAGTGCTGGGACGCGGTGGCGACCGGCGAGGCCACCCTCGAGATCGTCGACGAGTTTACCGTCCGGGCGGACCGCGACCGCCTCCAGCACGTCTTCGAGAACCTCTTCCGGAACGCGGTCGAGCACGCCGGCAACGAGGCCACGATCCGGATCGGTCGCCTCGCGAGCGGGTTTTACCTCGAGGACGACGGTCCGGGCATCGATCCAGACGACCGCGAGCGCGTCTTCGAGCCCGGGTTCACGACTCAGGAGCGGGGCACCGGCTTCGGGCTCACGATCGTCCGCCAGATCGCGGAGGCTCACGGCTGGTCAGTGACCGTCACCGACGCCGAGACGGGCGGCGCACGCTTTTCGTTCTCCGGCGTCGAGATCGTCGAGTGA
- a CDS encoding LLM class flavin-dependent oxidoreductase, producing the protein MDLSLVDLSPVPEGGTATDAYANTVTAAKQAEELGYSRFWVAEHHAMGDTLAGTTPEVLLGHLAAETDSIRLGSGAVLLNHYSPYKVAEVFGALDGLAPGRIDAGLGRANGSPAADRALGTERRVENPDAEHREKIEAVVAHLYDAFPDDHPYSDLEIPRSGEEPPVPWVLGSSPSSAKVAGQLGLRYCFAAFIRPGFATQAFETYREHFEPAASDGGLDEPAGMVAVNAIAAETDEKAARKRAVAEASFQRMARGVVGSTPSIDEAIDELGGVPDPTPTTLDAGEWPRAISGSPETLAGLLEQLTDRVGVEEVMIQQVVADHDDALRSQELLAEGLGLDAR; encoded by the coding sequence ATGGATCTCTCACTTGTCGATCTCTCGCCGGTCCCCGAGGGTGGCACCGCGACCGACGCCTACGCGAACACCGTCACCGCCGCGAAACAGGCCGAGGAACTCGGCTATTCGCGGTTCTGGGTCGCCGAACATCATGCGATGGGCGACACGCTCGCGGGAACGACGCCAGAGGTGCTGCTTGGCCATCTCGCGGCCGAGACCGATTCGATCCGCCTTGGATCGGGAGCCGTCCTGCTCAATCACTACAGCCCCTACAAGGTCGCCGAGGTCTTCGGCGCGCTGGACGGTCTCGCACCCGGTCGCATCGACGCCGGGCTGGGCCGGGCCAATGGCTCGCCGGCCGCCGATCGCGCGCTGGGGACCGAGCGCCGGGTCGAGAACCCCGACGCCGAGCACCGCGAGAAGATCGAGGCCGTCGTCGCCCACCTCTACGACGCTTTTCCCGACGACCACCCCTACAGCGACCTCGAGATCCCCCGATCCGGCGAGGAGCCGCCCGTTCCGTGGGTGCTCGGATCGAGTCCCTCCAGTGCGAAAGTCGCGGGGCAACTCGGCTTGCGGTACTGTTTCGCGGCGTTCATCCGCCCCGGCTTCGCGACCCAGGCCTTCGAGACCTACCGCGAGCACTTCGAGCCCGCCGCCAGCGACGGCGGCCTCGACGAGCCAGCTGGGATGGTCGCGGTCAACGCCATCGCCGCCGAGACCGACGAGAAGGCGGCCCGCAAGCGGGCGGTAGCTGAGGCGTCCTTCCAGCGGATGGCCCGCGGGGTCGTCGGTTCGACGCCGTCGATCGACGAGGCTATCGACGAACTCGGCGGTGTCCCCGACCCGACACCGACCACCCTCGATGCTGGCGAGTGGCCGCGAGCCATCTCCGGAAGTCCGGAGACGCTTGCAGGCTTGCTCGAACAGCTCACCGACCGGGTCGGCGTCGAGGAGGTCATGATCCAGCAGGTCGTCGCCGACCACGACGACGCGCTTCGCTCTCAGGAGTTGCTGGCCGAGGGCCTCGGGCTCGACGCGCGCTGA
- the larE gene encoding ATP-dependent sacrificial sulfur transferase LarE has product MASTQRTVEDKLAAARADLAARDGVLVAFSGGVDSSVVAAIAEDALGEDAVACTARSETLPEAELEEAKRVAREIDIRHDVVEFSELEDENFVANDGDRCYHCRSMRLETMYDRARELGIETVCDGTNASDPGEGHRPGLQAVEELDAVSPLLEHDITKEEVREIADHYDLSVAEKPSMACLSSRIPTGLEVTEEKLTRIEEAERVLRTWGFEQFRVRDHDGIARIEVGEDELEAALDREFVAAAREHIGDLGFEHVTLDLEGYRTGSVSPASE; this is encoded by the coding sequence ATGGCATCCACCCAACGGACCGTCGAGGACAAACTCGCGGCGGCCCGTGCCGACCTGGCCGCCCGCGACGGCGTCCTCGTGGCCTTCTCGGGCGGCGTCGACTCCAGCGTCGTCGCCGCGATCGCCGAAGACGCACTCGGCGAGGACGCAGTCGCCTGCACCGCCAGAAGCGAGACGCTCCCCGAGGCCGAACTTGAGGAGGCCAAACGCGTCGCCAGGGAGATCGACATTCGCCACGACGTCGTCGAGTTCTCCGAACTCGAGGACGAGAACTTCGTCGCGAACGACGGCGATCGGTGCTATCACTGCCGGTCGATGCGCTTAGAGACGATGTACGACCGCGCGCGAGAGCTCGGCATCGAGACCGTCTGTGACGGCACGAACGCCTCGGATCCCGGCGAGGGACACCGCCCCGGACTCCAGGCCGTCGAAGAGTTGGACGCCGTCTCCCCCTTGCTCGAACACGACATCACGAAGGAGGAAGTCAGAGAGATCGCCGACCACTACGACCTCTCGGTGGCCGAGAAACCGTCGATGGCGTGTCTCTCCTCGCGCATCCCGACCGGCCTCGAAGTCACCGAGGAGAAACTCACCCGGATCGAAGAGGCCGAGCGCGTCCTCCGGACGTGGGGCTTCGAGCAGTTCCGCGTCCGGGATCACGACGGCATCGCCCGGATCGAGGTCGGCGAGGACGAACTTGAGGCGGCCTTAGACCGGGAGTTCGTCGCCGCTGCGCGCGAGCACATCGGGGATCTGGGCTTCGAGCACGTCACGCTCGACCTGGAGGGGTATCGGACGGGGAGCGTCAGCCCGGCAAGCGAATGA
- a CDS encoding twin-arginine translocase subunit TatC: MTDGDGPDDTDDRSGNGHDADPARDDAVDEPDPADPARDDAVDESDPTGESDVDSDPSDARDVGDSADEETGKDTTTTDVPDTEPALADHWEPEDAGESADDEGSSTEEEPTEDTDAQDADHAGHARDARARGKASTDSDGDVDPMEPTRTADEPPDQEPPRETFETDPTETAADKAPDDEEMPLSDHIEEMVRRLGVVLVLMAGVSAVVFPFGEQIINTIWYSFLPGTLEQCPTTGTVVTEAGATIKPACPRVYNPLATILARFKVATLAGFVVALPAFVYETYLFMRPGLFPRERRYYLAAVPTSLVLATVGLAFAYILVLPAIFTYFLYYSEGAADIAFGLTQTFDLMVLMMGFFAAIFQIPLFIMLAIMMGVTSREWLADRRLLFWAAFAGVAFIFNPDPTGMAPFIVAATMIALFEGTLLLLSWTGSDGLLPSPNAVAARRPYAWVLAAVAGYLASDAPLPAGYYEQLPAVVSGVIESNGLLGMTPIVVGGALIAAYELVVILLARYLPMGGLKQTLFTGRLSLRRLRPPVWLLSIVVGYFASPEPFLLDRANEIALAPVEAGGLAVGLIVAFEVALAVWRFVRPAEGDRLPLKR; this comes from the coding sequence ATGACCGACGGCGACGGTCCCGACGACACCGACGACCGTTCCGGGAACGGACACGACGCCGACCCGGCGAGGGACGACGCCGTCGACGAACCCGACCCGGCCGACCCGGCGAGGGACGACGCCGTCGACGAATCCGATCCAACCGGGGAATCCGATGTCGATTCGGACCCGTCCGATGCAAGGGATGTCGGGGATTCTGCGGACGAGGAGACTGGGAAAGACACGACGACTACGGACGTGCCCGACACCGAGCCAGCGCTGGCTGACCACTGGGAGCCCGAGGACGCGGGTGAGTCGGCCGATGACGAAGGGTCGTCTACGGAGGAGGAACCAACAGAAGACACCGACGCCCAGGACGCAGACCACGCAGGCCACGCGAGAGACGCCCGGGCGAGAGGAAAGGCGTCGACAGATTCCGACGGCGACGTCGACCCGATGGAGCCGACCCGGACCGCGGACGAACCGCCGGATCAGGAGCCGCCGCGGGAGACGTTCGAGACCGACCCGACCGAGACGGCGGCCGATAAAGCTCCGGACGACGAGGAGATGCCGCTGTCCGATCACATCGAGGAGATGGTCCGTCGGCTCGGTGTCGTGCTGGTGTTGATGGCCGGGGTCAGCGCCGTCGTCTTCCCCTTCGGCGAGCAGATCATCAACACCATCTGGTACTCGTTTTTGCCCGGGACCCTCGAGCAGTGTCCGACGACGGGGACGGTCGTTACCGAGGCAGGCGCGACGATCAAACCCGCCTGTCCGCGCGTCTACAACCCGCTGGCGACGATCCTCGCGCGGTTCAAGGTCGCGACGCTGGCCGGGTTCGTCGTCGCCCTGCCCGCGTTCGTCTACGAGACGTACCTGTTCATGCGCCCGGGGTTGTTCCCCCGTGAGCGCCGGTACTACCTCGCGGCCGTGCCGACAAGCCTCGTGCTCGCGACTGTCGGGCTGGCCTTCGCGTACATACTGGTCCTCCCGGCCATTTTCACGTACTTCCTCTATTACTCCGAGGGCGCGGCGGACATCGCCTTCGGGCTGACCCAGACGTTCGACCTGATGGTCCTGATGATGGGGTTTTTCGCCGCGATCTTCCAGATTCCACTCTTCATCATGCTCGCGATCATGATGGGTGTCACCTCCCGGGAGTGGCTGGCCGACCGCCGGCTGTTGTTCTGGGCGGCCTTCGCCGGCGTCGCCTTCATCTTCAACCCCGACCCGACCGGCATGGCCCCGTTCATCGTCGCGGCGACGATGATCGCGCTGTTCGAGGGGACGCTTCTCCTGCTTTCCTGGACGGGCAGCGACGGGCTGCTTCCGTCCCCGAACGCGGTTGCAGCCCGCCGACCCTATGCCTGGGTCCTGGCGGCGGTCGCCGGCTATCTCGCCAGCGACGCCCCGCTGCCGGCAGGCTACTACGAGCAGCTACCTGCGGTGGTCAGTGGCGTCATCGAGAGCAACGGCCTTCTCGGAATGACGCCGATCGTGGTCGGCGGCGCACTCATCGCCGCCTACGAACTCGTCGTGATCCTGCTGGCCCGGTATCTCCCGATGGGCGGTCTGAAGCAGACGTTGTTCACAGGCCGCCTCTCGCTCCGTCGGCTACGTCCGCCGGTCTGGCTCCTCTCGATCGTCGTCGGGTACTTCGCGAGTCCGGAGCCGTTCCTGCTCGATCGCGCGAACGAGATCGCGCTCGCGCCGGTCGAGGCAGGCGGTCTGGCCGTGGGCTTGATCGTCGCCTTCGAGGTCGCACTCGCCGTTTGGCGGTTCGTTCGGCCGGCAGAAGGTGACCGGCTGCCGCTGAAACGGTGA